In Eubalaena glacialis isolate mEubGla1 chromosome 3, mEubGla1.1.hap2.+ XY, whole genome shotgun sequence, the following are encoded in one genomic region:
- the LOC133087269 gene encoding PRAME family member 12-like, with amino-acid sequence MIIWNPPRLLDLVGMSLLRDEALAFAALEDLPTEFFPPLFMEAFHGRHSETLKAMVQAWPFVRLPLGGLMEMPHVGTLRAVLDGLDVLIAQKDCPRRCKLRVLDLRNTGQDFWSMWSGSNVHVSSSSSMAPVAKDRSRTEQPLAPLEVFIEICLNEGTMDEFFIYLMQWVEKRKVSIHLCCKKLKIVSMPMENIMTVLSMVQLDCIQEVQVNCTWHLSTLAMFAPLLGQMSNVQRLLLSPIHVPALEEQEEQHVIQITSQFLRLRHLQDIRMESPSFLQGRLDKMLRCLKTPLENLAITHCLITESDLKHLSHCLNISQLKGLDLSGVTLTDFSPELLQVLLEKAAATLQELDLNLCGIMDCQLEAILPALSHCSQLRTFSMCGNLLSMAIMEKLLRHTDGLPSLILELYPAPRESYGSQRILHLGRLAQLQAELIEIMRNLGRPRTIWISSSPCPRWGNEIFCHEKTIIYCCFVPP; translated from the exons ATGATTATCTGGAATCCACCCAGACTCCTGGACCTGGTGGGAATGAGCCTGCTGAGGGATGAGGCCTTGGCCTTTGCTGCTCTGGAGGATCTACCAACAGAGTTCTTCCCACCACTGTTCATGGAGGCCTTCCATGGGAGACACAGTGAGACCCTGAAGGCCATGGTGCAAGCCTGGCCCTTTGTCCGCCTACCTCTGGGAGGTCTGATGGAGATGCCTCATGTGGGGACCTTACGAGCAGTGTTGGATGGGCTTGATGTCCTGATTGCCCAGAAGGATTGCCCCAG GAGGTGCAAACTGCGGGTGCTGGATTTAAGGAATACTGGCCAGGACTTCTGGAGCATGTGGTCTGGATCCAATGTCCATGTGTCCTCAAGCTCATCGATGGCACCAGTGGCTAAGGACAGATCAAGGACAGAGCAGCCCTTGGCTCCCTTGGAGGTGTTTATAGAAATTTGCCTCAATGAAGGGACCATGGATGAATTCTTTATCTACCTCATGCAGTGGGTAGAGAAGAGAAAAGTTTCCATACACCTGTGCTGTAAGAAGCTGAAGATCGTTTCAATGCCCATGGAAAATATTATGACGGTCCTGAGTATGGTGCAGCTGGACTGTATCCAGGAGGTGCAAGTGAATTGCACCTGGCATCTGTCCACCCTGGCCATGTTTGCTCCTCTCCTGGGCCAGATGAGTAATGTGCAGAGACTCCTTCTCTCCCCCATCCATGTGCCTGCGCTTGAGGAACAGGAGGAGCAGCACGTCATCCAAATTACCTCTCAGTTCCTCAGGCTGCGCCACCTCCAGGATATCCGTATGgaatctccctccttcctccaagGTCGCCTGGACAAGATGCTCAG GTGCCTGAAGACTCCCTTGGAGAACCTTGCAATAACTCACTGTCTGATTACAGAATCAGACTTGAAACATCTGTCCCACTGCCTGAACATCAGTCAGCTAAAGGGCCTGGATCTGAGTGGCGTCACACTGACTGACTTTAGTCCTGAGCTCCTCCAAGTTCTGCTGGAGAAAGCTGCAGCCACGCTCCAGGAACTGGACTTAAATCTGTGTGGAATCATGGACTGTCAACTTGAGGCCATCCTGCCTGCCCTGAGCCACTGCTCCCAGCTCAGGACCTTCAGCATGTGTGGGAACCTCCTCTCCATGGCCATCATGGAGAAGCTGCTGCGTCATACTGATGGACTGCCCAGTTTAATTCTAGAGCTGTATCCTGCCCCAAGGGAGAGTTACGGCTCTCAGAGAATTCTACACCTGGGGAGACTTGCCCAGCTTCAGGCTGAGCTGATTGAGATTATGAGGAACTTAGGAAGGCCCAGGACCATCTGGATTAGCTCTAGCCCCTGTCCTCGCTGGGGCAATGAGATATTCTGTCATGAGAAGACCATTATATACTGCTGTTTTGTCCCTCCCTAG